From a region of the Citricoccus muralis genome:
- a CDS encoding HNH endonuclease signature motif containing protein yields the protein MTDEHEYQDGLERQVEHKDEHKDVDDHGSGAAPLPSLDELPLGHLTALLQEATRAMVHRLSGPDALRELTAMTLPDDSGSRDWGAMLSSPPDEPGSDAIPGLDSASVLDPAPVLTGETATHPAVVTLPVLHQVLETVGRSVATAQMTLTGHTVEAFDNPPERRRLLGLPQGKTAFRDATDYLKIALRIDGPEARRRTRWAAALRPTRTLSGEPLPPALPRLSAVVHEGKLDRSAVDIITTALDNVRQMARRVEADPQAVSDLLDDGEERLVAQAESVDPGTLRKVAAHWLKWVEAAVDPDGSEPNDATLPQLQGLIRKGERNGLHQWLLAVNDEQNEYLLTVANAATNPRAVYRSQSVKGAEGGVTGSEHSDQLLTAEVHSEEDGSLTAVTAVDPRSTQQKQLDGLMACIAGGLAMIETDQLPSTGGTRPQVSVLIDFHTLLGDLEKAGTVTAEDLLQFESSATFTGPIHPTTIRAMACDADILPVVLGSSGEVLDVGRAQRLFSTRLRQAVAARDGGCAAPGCWIPAPWCDVHHVEHWEHGGPTSVDNGVLLCNHHHHAVHAGAWDIDMDSGRPWFIPAPYLDPRRQPQRNRFWRR from the coding sequence ATGACTGATGAACACGAGTACCAAGACGGACTTGAGCGCCAGGTCGAGCACAAGGACGAGCACAAGGATGTGGACGACCATGGCTCAGGGGCCGCCCCACTCCCTTCTCTGGACGAGCTCCCGCTCGGTCACCTGACGGCCTTGTTGCAGGAAGCTACCCGAGCCATGGTGCATCGATTGTCCGGCCCCGACGCCTTGCGCGAGTTGACCGCCATGACTCTTCCGGACGACAGCGGCAGTAGGGACTGGGGAGCCATGCTGTCCTCGCCTCCTGACGAGCCGGGTTCGGACGCGATACCAGGGCTGGACTCTGCCTCTGTCCTTGACCCGGCCCCTGTCTTGACCGGGGAAACCGCCACTCACCCCGCTGTCGTTACCCTCCCGGTGCTGCACCAGGTCCTGGAGACCGTGGGGCGCTCCGTCGCGACAGCCCAGATGACCTTGACGGGTCACACGGTGGAGGCCTTCGACAATCCACCAGAACGCCGTCGCCTTCTCGGACTCCCTCAAGGGAAGACCGCCTTCCGCGATGCAACCGACTACCTCAAGATCGCCCTGCGGATCGACGGTCCCGAAGCCCGGCGCCGGACACGCTGGGCGGCCGCCCTGCGACCGACCCGCACGCTGTCCGGTGAGCCCCTGCCTCCCGCCCTCCCCCGGTTGTCCGCCGTCGTCCACGAGGGGAAATTGGACCGTTCCGCCGTGGACATCATCACCACGGCCTTGGACAACGTGCGGCAGATGGCCCGTCGCGTGGAGGCCGATCCACAGGCAGTCTCCGACCTCCTAGATGACGGCGAGGAACGTCTGGTGGCCCAGGCCGAGTCCGTGGATCCGGGCACGCTACGCAAGGTCGCGGCCCACTGGCTGAAGTGGGTCGAAGCGGCCGTGGACCCCGACGGCTCCGAGCCGAACGATGCCACGCTGCCCCAGTTGCAGGGCCTGATCCGCAAGGGTGAACGCAATGGACTGCACCAATGGTTGCTCGCGGTCAATGATGAACAGAACGAGTACCTGCTGACGGTGGCGAACGCCGCCACCAACCCCCGTGCGGTCTACCGCAGCCAGTCGGTGAAGGGTGCGGAAGGTGGCGTCACCGGGAGCGAGCATTCGGATCAGCTGTTGACGGCGGAGGTCCATTCCGAAGAGGACGGTTCCTTGACGGCGGTCACCGCCGTCGACCCGCGCTCAACCCAGCAGAAACAACTCGACGGGCTGATGGCGTGCATCGCCGGCGGCCTGGCCATGATCGAAACGGATCAACTTCCCTCGACTGGTGGCACCCGCCCCCAGGTCTCGGTCCTGATCGACTTCCACACATTGCTGGGCGATCTGGAGAAGGCCGGCACGGTCACCGCCGAAGACCTCCTCCAGTTCGAGTCCTCAGCAACCTTCACCGGTCCGATCCACCCCACCACGATCCGGGCCATGGCCTGTGATGCGGACATCCTTCCGGTGGTGCTCGGATCGAGCGGGGAGGTGCTCGACGTCGGCCGAGCGCAGCGCCTCTTTTCCACCCGACTCCGGCAGGCGGTCGCTGCCCGCGATGGAGGTTGCGCCGCACCCGGTTGTTGGATCCCGGCGCCGTGGTGCGATGTGCATCATGTCGAGCACTGGGAACACGGCGGACCCACCTCAGTCGACAACGGGGTTCTGCTCTGCAACCACCACCATCACGCCGTCCACGCCGGCGCATGGGACATCGACATGGACTCCGGCCGGCCCTGGTTCATACCGGCCCCCTATCTGGATCCACGGCGACAACCACAGCGCAATCGGTTCTGGCGGAGATAG
- the truA gene encoding tRNA pseudouridine(38-40) synthase TruA: protein MIPMPTPSDPALVRVRMDLAYDGTDYKGWATQPGLPTVQGALEDGLAMIIRRPVRTVVAGRTDAGVHAHGQVVHFDLTEAEWNAVTRNPDAAGPASTLVRRLSGALSRERGALVVTGASLAPEGFDARFSALWRSYRYAISDSSETRDPLNRRSTYWHKEPLDAELMDAEAKAVLGLHDFLTFCKPRAGATTIRELQDFGFTRDGQSGLITAHLQADAFCHNMVRALVAAVVQVGEGRHPAGWVSERLEAMVRDSQTRLAPPHALVLEHVEYPDVGSDPRALASRAAGTRARRTVA from the coding sequence ATGATCCCCATGCCCACGCCGTCTGATCCCGCCCTTGTCCGTGTCCGGATGGACTTGGCCTATGACGGCACCGACTACAAGGGGTGGGCCACCCAACCTGGACTGCCGACCGTCCAGGGAGCCCTCGAGGATGGGCTGGCCATGATCATCCGGCGCCCCGTTCGCACCGTGGTCGCCGGTCGAACCGATGCCGGAGTGCACGCCCATGGTCAGGTCGTGCACTTTGATCTGACCGAGGCCGAATGGAACGCGGTGACACGGAATCCGGACGCGGCCGGGCCGGCGTCGACCTTGGTGCGGCGTCTCAGCGGCGCTCTGAGCCGCGAACGGGGTGCGCTGGTGGTGACGGGAGCATCCTTGGCACCCGAGGGGTTTGATGCGCGGTTCTCGGCGTTGTGGCGCTCGTACAGATATGCCATCAGCGACTCCTCGGAGACGCGGGACCCACTGAACCGTCGATCGACGTATTGGCACAAGGAACCGTTGGATGCCGAACTGATGGACGCCGAAGCGAAAGCCGTGCTCGGTCTCCACGACTTCTTGACGTTCTGCAAGCCACGAGCGGGCGCCACGACCATCCGTGAACTGCAGGACTTCGGCTTCACCCGCGACGGGCAATCCGGACTGATCACTGCCCACCTGCAGGCCGACGCGTTCTGTCACAACATGGTCCGTGCACTTGTGGCGGCCGTCGTTCAGGTGGGGGAGGGGCGCCATCCCGCCGGCTGGGTCAGCGAACGTCTGGAGGCCATGGTCCGTGACTCGCAGACGCGGCTCGCACCGCCGCACGCTTTGGTCCTGGAGCACGTCGAATACCCCGACGTCGGCTCCGACCCCCGTGCCTTGGCCTCCCGCGCCGCTGGGACACGGGCGCGTCGGACCGTGGCGTAA
- a CDS encoding CPBP family intramembrane glutamic endopeptidase: MENLEPWVAYLLTVLPGVLLVGIIVSLLPRQAHGVRILMLVLGFIFVRDAMSPHGLWTFGMVDPSGTVGPSGMVGPSGMVGPSSASTTAGSFELPVLWLRFTDDPVALLVMTVASLALAAAIIFACRDLRWIVLWTGPRRWTSALVGLAGVVVIALPFLYLHGTLVEWFPILDGTPFARPAIPVEQRGGTVAAGVVVLLAVFALCGNLVEEVLFRGFLQAHLEDHLPGRSGRWRAALLSALIFAAGHLFLAYNITGVGWPLLAFTLFEGLVCAVIAMRHGVLGATVAHGGAIFLLTSGLI; this comes from the coding sequence ATGGAGAACCTTGAGCCGTGGGTGGCCTACCTGTTGACCGTGCTGCCCGGGGTGCTGCTGGTGGGCATCATCGTGTCCCTGCTGCCCCGGCAGGCGCACGGGGTGCGGATCCTCATGCTGGTCCTCGGGTTCATCTTCGTCCGCGACGCTATGAGTCCCCATGGGCTGTGGACGTTCGGCATGGTCGATCCGTCAGGCACGGTGGGTCCGTCCGGCATGGTGGGTCCGTCCGGCATGGTGGGTCCGTCCAGCGCCTCGACGACGGCCGGCTCTTTCGAACTGCCCGTCCTGTGGTTGCGCTTCACTGACGACCCCGTCGCCCTCCTGGTGATGACCGTGGCATCGCTGGCACTCGCAGCAGCGATCATCTTCGCGTGCCGGGACCTCCGGTGGATCGTGCTGTGGACGGGGCCCCGAAGGTGGACCTCAGCACTCGTGGGCCTGGCGGGCGTCGTGGTGATCGCGCTGCCCTTTCTGTACCTTCACGGCACCCTGGTCGAGTGGTTCCCCATCTTGGACGGCACGCCCTTCGCCCGTCCCGCGATTCCAGTTGAGCAGCGCGGCGGGACGGTGGCCGCCGGCGTGGTGGTCCTCTTGGCTGTCTTCGCCCTGTGCGGGAACCTGGTGGAGGAGGTCCTGTTCCGCGGCTTCCTCCAGGCCCATCTGGAGGATCACCTGCCAGGACGGTCCGGCCGCTGGCGAGCAGCGCTACTCTCGGCACTGATCTTTGCCGCCGGACACCTGTTCCTCGCCTACAACATCACCGGCGTGGGTTGGCCGCTGCTCGCCTTCACCCTCTTCGAAGGGCTCGTCTGTGCCGTCATCGCGATGCGCCACGGCGTCCTCGGGGCGACCGTGGCACACGGCGGCGCCATCTTCCTGCTGACGTCTGGACTCATCTGA
- the rplQ gene encoding 50S ribosomal protein L17, protein MPTPTKGPRLGGGPAHERIMLANLSANLFEHKKITTTVTKAKRLRPFAERLITFAKKGDLASRRKVQGIISAKNRTNKTIVHELFTVIGPAMAEREGGYTRITKIGNRHGDNAPMAVIELVMEPVSPKQAVVKEAEKAAETAAPAEAPAAESEAAETEAPAAEAAEAPAAEAPAAEAAEAPAAEEKTEEK, encoded by the coding sequence ATGCCTACCCCCACTAAGGGACCGCGCCTGGGCGGCGGCCCTGCCCACGAGCGGATCATGCTGGCCAACCTGTCGGCCAACCTGTTCGAGCACAAGAAGATCACCACGACGGTGACCAAGGCCAAGCGCCTGCGTCCCTTCGCCGAGCGTCTGATCACCTTCGCCAAGAAGGGCGATCTGGCTTCGCGTCGCAAGGTCCAGGGCATCATCTCGGCCAAGAACCGCACCAACAAGACCATCGTGCACGAGCTGTTCACGGTGATCGGCCCGGCCATGGCCGAGCGCGAGGGTGGCTACACCCGGATCACCAAGATCGGCAACCGTCACGGCGACAACGCCCCGATGGCAGTCATCGAGCTCGTCATGGAGCCGGTGTCCCCGAAGCAGGCCGTAGTCAAGGAGGCCGAGAAGGCCGCCGAGACCGCTGCTCCGGCTGAGGCCCCCGCGGCCGAGTCCGAAGCTGCCGAGACCGAGGCTCCGGCCGCCGAGGCTGCTGAGGCTCCGGCTGCTGAGGCTCCGGCTGCCGAAGCCGCTGAGGCTCCTGCCGCAGAGGAGAAGACCGAAGAGAAGTGA
- a CDS encoding DNA-directed RNA polymerase subunit alpha has product MLIAQRPTLTEEVVADNRSRFIIEPLEPGFGYTLGNSLRRTLLSSIPGAAVTSIRVDGVLHEFSTVSGVKEDVTEVILNIKKLSVSSEHDEPVVAYLRKQGPGVVTAADITSPAGVEVHNPDLHIATLNGKGKFDMELIVERGRGYVTAAQNKTGDAEIGRIPVDSIYSPVLKVTFKVEATRVEQRTDFDRLILDVETKESMLPRDAVASAGTTLVELFGLARELNLEAEGIEIGPSPTDTTVAADMALPIEDLEMTVRSYNCLKREGIHTVGELVARSEADLMDIRNFGAKSIDEVKEKLTELGLSLKDSPAGYDPSLHSQESEESYGEY; this is encoded by the coding sequence GTGCTCATTGCACAGCGCCCCACGCTGACTGAAGAAGTCGTTGCCGACAACCGTTCCCGGTTCATCATCGAACCGCTGGAGCCCGGTTTCGGCTACACCCTCGGAAACTCCCTTCGCCGGACCCTGTTGTCCTCCATCCCGGGCGCTGCTGTTACCAGCATCCGCGTGGATGGGGTGCTGCACGAGTTCAGCACTGTTTCCGGTGTGAAGGAAGACGTCACCGAGGTCATCCTGAACATCAAGAAGCTCTCGGTCTCCTCCGAGCACGATGAGCCCGTGGTCGCCTACCTGCGCAAGCAGGGTCCCGGCGTCGTCACCGCTGCGGACATCACGTCCCCGGCCGGTGTCGAGGTCCACAACCCGGACCTGCACATTGCCACCCTGAACGGCAAGGGCAAGTTCGACATGGAGCTCATCGTCGAGCGTGGCCGCGGCTACGTCACGGCAGCCCAGAACAAGACCGGTGACGCGGAGATCGGCCGGATCCCGGTTGACTCCATCTACTCGCCGGTCCTGAAGGTCACCTTCAAGGTCGAGGCCACCCGCGTGGAGCAGCGCACCGACTTCGATCGCCTCATCCTCGACGTCGAGACCAAGGAGTCCATGCTTCCGCGTGACGCCGTGGCCTCTGCCGGCACCACCCTGGTGGAGCTCTTCGGCCTGGCCCGTGAGCTGAACCTGGAAGCCGAAGGCATCGAGATCGGTCCGAGCCCGACGGACACCACGGTGGCCGCCGATATGGCACTGCCGATCGAGGACCTGGAAATGACCGTGCGCTCCTACAACTGCCTGAAGCGCGAGGGCATCCACACCGTTGGCGAGCTCGTTGCTCGCTCCGAGGCCGATCTCATGGACATCCGGAACTTCGGTGCCAAGTCCATCGACGAGGTCAAGGAAAAGCTGACCGAACTGGGTCTGTCCCTGAAGGACTCCCCGGCTGGCTATGACCCCTCGCTGCACTCCCAGGAGTCCGAGGAGTCCTACGGCGAGTACTGA
- the rpsK gene encoding 30S ribosomal protein S11, whose translation MPPKTRAAVTRKPRRKDKKNITVGQAHIKSTFNNTIVSITDTTGAVISWASAGDVGFKGSRKSTPYAAQMAAEKAAKAAQEHGLRKVDVFVKGPGSGRETAIRSLQAAGLEVGSISDVTPSAHNGCRPAKRRRV comes from the coding sequence ATGCCCCCCAAGACACGTGCTGCGGTCACCCGCAAGCCTCGTCGCAAGGACAAGAAGAACATCACCGTGGGCCAGGCCCACATCAAGAGCACCTTCAACAACACCATCGTGTCCATCACGGACACCACCGGTGCTGTCATCTCGTGGGCCTCGGCCGGCGATGTGGGATTCAAGGGCTCCCGCAAGTCCACCCCCTATGCCGCACAGATGGCTGCCGAGAAGGCTGCCAAGGCCGCTCAGGAGCACGGACTGCGCAAGGTTGACGTCTTCGTGAAGGGTCCCGGCTCCGGCCGCGAGACCGCGATCCGTTCGCTCCAGGCCGCTGGCCTCGAGGTCGGCTCCATCTCGGACGTCACCCCTTCTGCCCACAACGGTTGCCGCCCGGCCAAGCGCCGCCGCGTCTGA
- the rpsM gene encoding 30S ribosomal protein S13, translating into MARLAGVDIPREKRVVIALTYIFGVGQTRSEQAIEATGIDPNTRVKDLADEQLVALRDYIEANFKVEGDLRREVAADIRRKVEIGSYQGIRHRRGMPVHGQRTKTNARTRKGPKKTVAGKKK; encoded by the coding sequence ATGGCACGTCTAGCAGGCGTCGACATCCCGCGCGAAAAGCGCGTCGTCATCGCTCTCACGTACATCTTCGGTGTGGGCCAGACCCGCTCCGAGCAGGCCATCGAAGCGACGGGCATCGACCCGAACACTCGCGTCAAGGACCTGGCAGACGAACAGCTGGTTGCACTGCGCGACTACATCGAGGCCAACTTCAAGGTGGAGGGTGACCTGCGCCGCGAGGTGGCAGCCGACATCCGCCGCAAGGTCGAGATCGGCTCCTACCAGGGCATCCGCCACCGCCGCGGCATGCCCGTGCACGGCCAGCGCACGAAGACCAACGCCCGTACCCGCAAGGGCCCGAAGAAGACTGTCGCCGGCAAGAAGAAGTAG
- the rpmJ gene encoding 50S ribosomal protein L36 — MKVQPSVKRICEKCQVVRRKGRVLVICENPRHKQRQG; from the coding sequence ATGAAGGTTCAGCCGAGCGTGAAGCGGATCTGTGAAAAGTGCCAGGTGGTGCGCCGTAAGGGCCGCGTCCTGGTGATCTGCGAGAACCCACGCCACAAGCAGCGCCAGGGCTGA
- the infA gene encoding translation initiation factor IF-1 encodes MAKKEGVIEVEGTVNEALPNAMFRVRLQNDHVVLATISGKMRQHYIRILPEDRVVVELSPYDLNRGRIVYRYK; translated from the coding sequence ATGGCTAAGAAGGAAGGTGTCATCGAGGTTGAGGGCACGGTCAACGAAGCATTGCCGAACGCAATGTTCCGCGTCCGTCTGCAGAACGACCATGTTGTTCTGGCCACGATCTCGGGAAAGATGCGTCAGCACTACATCCGAATCCTCCCCGAGGACCGAGTCGTCGTGGAACTTAGCCCGTACGACCTCAACCGGGGCCGTATCGTGTACCGCTACAAGTAA